CTGTCCCCTACTACTGAAGCAGCTCTTACATTATAGACACAAATGCTTCCTAAAAGGCAAAAGATCTTTTCCTCTAAGActcactgcaatttaaacaaCAGCAAAAGGCTCCAAGTCCCAGTCTCACAGCATGAAGACTGTTAGTTCAATTACTTCAGAAAAACCAAGTATCCAAGAAGCATGTGCCATTTAGTAATCTCAGGGCTGAAGGATGCAGAAGAAGATTGTTATAGATAATTTTGGAAACTCCTGTGTTTCAAAACATATACAGGCATTTGAGTTTAACACCTAGAAAATAAACACTAAAAAACAAAGTTATCAATATAGACCATGAAATACCCTCATATAAACATTGCTGACACACCACAGTTGGTTCTTTTAACTAACTGCTGAAACTTGATAAATTTTTCCTCTGCAATTaaatgaataaatattttttttctacatcACAGACAAGTATTTTATTACTTATAAAAttactctgaaaaacagaacatCTCTTTTATCAACAACAGCTAACAAGTAACTAGTCTGGTGTGTTTTGGTTTAAAGCATGATCTTGGGGATAACATGGTCATTTGCACTCTGAATGTTGAGCTTCAAGTATTGTCTCAAATTTTGTAATAttacatttataaataaataatcaaACTAACAAAACCCAGAAATCTAAATAATGAGTGATGCATATAACATCTAGCAGTCTAAACAGAAGTGTAGAAAGTGCAGCTGTATTGCAGCTTTCACAGAATGACTTCAGCTTCTGCTGCTAAAATGAAAAGGCGTTAAGTTCCCAAACTGCAAATTCACTACTTGTAACCCACTGATCGTTTTCAAAGGAAAGCAGCAAATAGACCTAGTGCTCCACATATCAGCAGACAGACAGGTTTTGCTTTGAAAATAATTCAAATAGGCAGTGTTCCAACCTACAGTAAGAAGCAGATCTATGAGCTGCCATCAATCAGGTGTTTTTTAAACAGTGCTGCCACAAAGCAACAACTGTGTGCTATTAATGAGACTTACGATCATCTGTATCCAACTTCTCTTCATTTGCTGAAAACTTCTTACTTTCTCCAtcatcttcattttttttcttattccaaAAGAAAATACTGCAGTTACaaatattttacttatttttcagGATATACATGAGCAACATTATATTCACAACATTTATGCAGCCTGCACAGAAAGGTCACCATATAAAGAGTGTAGAAGAGGAATATTAGAAACCTATTAAAGAAGGATGACAAAGGTTCTTCAGGCTCCATAGGAggggacaaaacaaaacaaagaagatcataaacaaacaaaccagcccACACACACAAATGCCCTACATTTCTCACAAGAAATAAGCAGAAGGTTTTCATCTCATCTGAGAAGTGACATGCATTCAATGGTGACTAATTTATTCTGCTCGTTCTTTTCTATGATAATGTCAATATAATGTTTTTTTATAATATACAGAAGGAAAACCAAGTAAAATCTCTCCTCCTTGCCAACTAAAGTCTGTATCACAATTTGTGATCAGTGACTCAATATCTTGGAAGGCATAATTAGTGTAACAGGAAATCCATTCCATTCCTTGTGGCAGGGAGGAGACAAAATTCTTGCTCTGCTTAAAACTCTTCATGTTCTTTCCTGTCAAACAAATTTAACTAGAGATAGGGAAACCTCACAGTTAGTTTAGCTTCAGTATAAACCACACCAACAGAAGCTCCCATGATCAAAGAGCTTACATGGCATCTTCCCTGCAACTACTGCCTTAATGACCAATTTAATGAGAAAACTAAACTGAGATTATCAGTCTTTGAGGTAGCCTAGCAATTAGCTATTTTTAAACTAAGTAATTAGTATTTCCTAACTTTCCTCAAGCAAGGCTTAGGATTGGTTGGAACCAGATGACCTTTAAGATACCTTCCAAgtcaaaccactccatgattctaATCTGTCACTAACTTCTGCTTAATTTTTCATATTGAGTCAATTTTGATATAATTCTTTATTCCTGGCTACACAGGTCTTTAAAGAACTGTTATGAGTAATTGGCAAGTTACCAACACTAATGACCTGCCAAAATTCAGTTATATACCTTACACATAGAAACCAGCATAACAATCTGAGAGCTGCATTTTtgggggagagaagggaaagcACCAAGGGGCTTGACAGACTGTTTCCTCATGGAATGCTATTCCATAAAGTCACTTTCTAGAGTATACTTGGATTCTTATTTATCTAAGAACTTACTGCCAGCCCTTACCTGTCTCTGCAAGTACCCTCCTCAACAGCAGTACAGTAACTGTACAAACTTATTGAATCCAGGAttagaattaaaataataataaaaccatTCAGATAGTTATAAATGTCTCAAGATGTcagaaagaagtcagtaatgaggtgaGTTCTTAAATCACTCTGTTAAAATTGAAGATGCAACTGGACATTTTCTTATTAAACAATTCACTGCAATGTCAAACCCTGTACTATATTGTCTGGTTATGGAGATAGCAAAGAGCCCTTAATAAAAGATTTAGAAGTGTATGTGTCCCTAATAAAAATGACATTCTAATACTAACCCAGTCAGCCATTGCTATTAAATCAAAAGATATATGATATTCATGGGAGGTTTTTTAATAAGTGTTTTCAGAAATGAGCATGTAATACAATAGACTTTCAGAGTAATAGTCTCCTtacctttttcttcttgtctttaaATTGTTTTATTAATGTGATCAAATGCTCCACTAGAAACATGAAGTACAAGCCTCCAAGTGCTGTAAGTCCTTTCCATGTAGAATCCAGGTAAGCATTCTCCTCTGTACTTTGAAAAACAAGATGTTTGTACATAGAGCCTTTTTGGTCAAGCAGAGGCTTTtcatggtgatggtgatggtttCCATGAGACTAAGGGGAGAACAAAAAGGGGAAAGTCATTATATTCAAAAGAAATGTAATGTAAGAAACATAAAGGGTATTCTTCACATAATTTTCCTCATGTCTGGAGTCCAGACTTGACAATTTTCACAGGGCAAATGCTCTGCTTACAGACTCAATTACAAAGGAATCTGTTGATTGGAAATTTGTTGATAGGAAGAAACATTGCAAGGACCAAGCACAGGCCGACACACTGAAGCTGCATGGACACTGCTTAATCCAAGGTGTACAGCTGCTCCCACACAAACTCCTGACACCATCAAGGAATCCACATTTTAAGCAGTGGTCATAGCCAGCACACCAGTTAGCCTCCCATCTAAGAAATCTCATAGATGTAAAACAATTTTTTCTACAAGGAAGTTGGCTgtaatttctttctttaaagaaaGTCTGACACTTTCCCTGTCCTTACTGGATACAGGTATgatcaaaaataaaaaacctttttgcaCATCTCATTAACACGTGATTTGACTTACATAACCTTACACAGCAAGTGCAAaattaaaagaaaggaaaaaaaacacctgGTAGATTACAGGCAGGACTGAGAAACCACAGAATCTGCACTTTTATCCATTTTATTTGAAAGCTGAAACAAGCTACTTTTGCAGGGGGAGAACGTCTGTTTAAGAACCTCAAGAAAGGCAGAAATTTAGCAATCATATTCCCATTTCATTGTCCCTATTACATAACAGCGATTCCAAAATCCATCAAGTAGTATTTTCCCCAGGACTTCAGAAATTATGGATtctggtaaaaaaaaagaaaaatcacaatgGGTAAGCCATCAACATAAGTGGGTTGTAACAAAAAATAGTTGATTATTCATTTCACATTTAAAGCATTCAGTGAGCCATTTTCACTACCTCTGAAGTCTGTTaaactgggaggaaaaaaaggagcagCATTGCAATATACCACTAGGAAAATTTATGCAAAATTCTTGCATTCAAGGAACAATACAGGGACGTGGCAGTACATATGAGTAAGAACAGGAAATAGAGAGTGGGATAATGCCATGAAGCTCTTGAATTTTTAAAGACTGTGAAATGAACAATACAGATGTTCCAAATGGAAAACCTTTCTATCAAACCTGCATAACAAGGTTGAGAAATGACTCATCAAATGGGTACAAACTAATAGGGCACTAATACATAGAGCTGTCAAGTTCTCTGCTGGGAGATAATGAATGAAACAGTAATTAATACTTACATGTGGAAGGAGGTGTAAGAAGGCATCTCCACTCAAGGTCCCCACAGCCAGCGCCACAAGAAAACTCAGAAGAAATTTGAAAAACACTCGATTCATCAGTGGTACCAATATAACACCCAGCAAGGAAAGAAAGCTGATGACAGAGATGGATATAAAGCCACCAATCCaagctggcaaaaaaaaaaaaaaataaaaggcaacaaCAATAAGTAACAGCTGATTACATGACTTTGTTTGCTTAATGTTTCTGTTATCGAACACACCTGATCATTCAattaatcagatgttaacaaaaGGTATGCCACAAAGATTTCTCTCTAATCTTAGTGAAGTACCAGAAGAAAACAACACTTCTTACAACTATGAAATAGGTTTCTTGGATTTTATAACCAACATAAACATTTATCCATTAAGCTTTGATGTTacaaaaaaacaacccagccTACCTATTTGCAGAGAAAAACTTTTTGGAGGAGTTTCAGCTTTTTCACTAGTAGCATGGACTATGCAGTACTTGCCATCAATCTGGTTAATAAGAGCTGGGCAGAGATAACTAAATTCTGTAGCAGTCAACAATACTTGAGTGCCTATTCCATGAGACTGCATCAGTTTGGATGCATTGGAGCACTGTGGAAACAGACAAGTCAAAGATTAACTAGAAGCAAAATACCACAATACATCTTAAAAGGACTGCACATCCCACATTAATTGAAATTTAGCGGCACCACATGAAAGCAGCTCTATCAACACAACTCAAAAACTGGTAACAAACCCATTTAGTAAAAAATGTACTTCCACCCCAACCCTGCCCCAGAAAGCTGGTTTGGGAGTCTGGGTAGATGACATGTAATTATTACTCATTCTCAGCACAAATGGGTCAGATGCTTTGATGTACAAACAGAAAAAGCCTAACACTTTTCAGTCAGTTTTAAAGGCCACATAACGAAGCGTTACCAAGGTCAAATACCCTTTTGTGGCAGTGACTGCTGTGGAAGGGCTTGTGCAGAGCATGTTGTACATAAACTCCCTCGAGTAAATAGCTCCCCACTGTACAACCCACACACAGTCTCAGTGGGTTTAAAGAACAGCAGAACTTCTGCTTCCACAGTGCAGAACACAGCAACAACTTGTGAATTCAGCACCCACCACCACATGCCACACAACACCCACTCAGTTACCTGGCATGGCTGCAAACATTAAGATCCTACTTGCTTTTTAAAGCCTTTAATGGAAAAGGATCTGACTGTTTAAGGAAAATGTCTACAACACAACTATACTCTTTATCAGTCTACAACACAACTATACTCTTTATCAGTGCTAATTTTATACtattttaaagtaacatgtgaCACTTTGCCACAATCTTTTTCAGAGATGTTTACATACAGTTCTTAGATGGAGAGGGAAGGTGTTAGAGGAGGATGGTTCTACACTATCACAATGTGAGACAGCTTTGATAAGAATCACAGTACCTTAACTTGATTTTTTTACTTTCACTCCATTAATAGGAAAACAAGACAGATTCCTGATCTAAGGCAGAACTGCAAGTTTAAAACTGCAGATGTTTTTCAGGTTTAGTAtcaatttatttaatatttagtaacagttaaatatataaataataaatgcattAAACCAAGTGTATATTTAAGCTTAATTTTCCTCTGAGCTTGTGAACATAACACCATATTCCCTCAAAATGTTCAGTTCCAAGAAAAGCTGCTTGCATGTGTTTGGCTATGGGTATTGTTACACCACAAAATTTGCACCCAGGTAAAAAATAAGCACCTGAAAAATAAACCATGACAACATTCCTGGTGGATCTGGATTCCTGAGAATACAACAGGACCAGCCTCACCTCTTGCGTGTTCTGTTTTTTCAGCTTGGAATAGAGGTAGCTCCCTCTCTCCAGCTCCTTGGGAGAAGCACGAGACTCGTTTGCCTTTGTGGCACCCGGCCAGGTGCCATTGCGGCCCCCTGTGACATTCAGGGCACCAGGGCCAGCCGCACCCACACGAACAACAGGCTTGGCTTCCCCAGGCTGCACGTCCTGGAGCTCGGCGTGGCCGCCCGCGGCAGCGATGACGGACACCGGGATCTCATGGAGCGCGTTCTTGCTGCGCACAAAGTTCTGCTGCCGCTCCACGCCCTCGGCCTTGTGCGGCTCCTTCCCGTGGCTGCTCCTGTGGTCTTTGCCAGCATCAGACTCGTGGCTTGGACAAGCAGTCTTCTCAGAGCCTTTACTCAATGAAACGTGATTATGATGAGAGTGATGGTCGTGGTCGTGATGGTCATGATTGTGGTCATGATCATGATTGTGGTCATGATCGTGACTGTGGTCATGATCGTGACTGTGGTCATGATCGTGATCATGGCTTATTTTAATCCTTTTCATTTTATCTATACCTATGTTCTGTAGCAGTTTTCTAAACCCATCAATTGACAGAGAGTTGTTTTCTCCATAACGATTAAAAAGTTCTTGAAGGTGTAATTTCTGTATCAGTCCTGCCAAGTCAGTATTAACACCCACTGTCTTTTCTGGAAAAGCTCTCTCTGATGTGTGCACAACAGTAGCCATCTCCACTCCATGGTGATAACTTTCACACAGCAGTATGGAAAACGATACAAGGAAAATAACTGATACCGTACTCTCCATTGCAGTTCCTTTTCAGCACTGAAAatctggaaaaagagaaaaatttaaaTAGCTTGCACAAAACCAATCACATTATCCTCTGTAACACACAATCATAATTtgcttaaacaaaaaaaaacaccacaacagACAAAACCAAACCCTGCTCAAAGTACCAATGCAGCAAGAGACATTTAAATTTCTTACACATTCAGCGCTTCTCCCAGATGTGTTGCCTCGGGCACAGAAGAAGCTGAATACCACAGTGAGGTCACTGGCCAGGAACACTTCCTCAGGTGCCAGCTTACCTTTGTTCAGGTCTGCCTGAGTCACTGCTGACATGAAAACCCTCAAGGGTGCACCAACTAAGTTCTAAGTTAGGGTTTTCCCGTGCTTAAAAAAAGCCCTGCAGTTTCTGACTGAGCAATGAATAAGTCATATAAATTATACATTCCTGCTTAAGAATCGAAATTCCCatcactggatttcccagaggttTTGGCGAACCAGCTGGGCGAGTGTTTCCAGCACTCCACAAAAATTTGGCTTTTTAGGCTGTCACGTTCTGCCTTTGTTTTAACATTAGTATGGCACGGCTCCTTTCACTAGGCAGGCTTTCACTTGTTCCATTGCTGTGGACCAGATGCTCACAAGTGTGAGCGTTTGTGTGTTTCATTCCACAAATACTCCAGCAGGGCTGCGAATTAACTGCTATGGAGACTGcgagcagggcagtgctgcctCAGCCCTTTTCAGGGCAATGAGGAGAACCTCCGTTTTCAAAAGTATTAGTCAGCCTGGAAAACCCCATTGCCGCCGCCAGAAACAGACGGGGGGATCTCGTCATTGCCCATAAGTGACTGAAAGAGGAGTGCCACAAGGATGGATCCCGGCTCTTCCCGGCGGTGCCCAGCAATGGGACAAGAGGCAACGCGCAGAAACTAATGCACAGGGAGCGGCCTCGGAATATGTGGAAGAACTGTACTGAccgagcactggaacag
The sequence above is drawn from the Melospiza melodia melodia isolate bMelMel2 chromosome 1, bMelMel2.pri, whole genome shotgun sequence genome and encodes:
- the SLC39A6 gene encoding zinc transporter ZIP6; this translates as MESTVSVIFLVSFSILLCESYHHGVEMATVVHTSERAFPEKTVGVNTDLAGLIQKLHLQELFNRYGENNSLSIDGFRKLLQNIGIDKMKRIKISHDHDHDHSHDHDHSHDHDHNHDHDHNHDHHDHDHHSHHNHVSLSKGSEKTACPSHESDAGKDHRSSHGKEPHKAEGVERQQNFVRSKNALHEIPVSVIAAAGGHAELQDVQPGEAKPVVRVGAAGPGALNVTGGRNGTWPGATKANESRASPKELERGSYLYSKLKKQNTQECSNASKLMQSHGIGTQVLLTATEFSYLCPALINQIDGKYCIVHATSEKAETPPKSFSLQIAWIGGFISISVISFLSLLGVILVPLMNRVFFKFLLSFLVALAVGTLSGDAFLHLLPHSHGNHHHHHEKPLLDQKGSMYKHLVFQSTEENAYLDSTWKGLTALGGLYFMFLVEHLITLIKQFKDKKKKKKNEDDGESKKFSANEEKLDTDDRPEGYLGTDSQDPSNFISQQPTVQEEEEVMIAHSHQEEVDNEYVSRGCRNKCHSHLHDTLGQTDHLSHHHHDYHHILHHHHHQNHHPHSHSQRYSREELKDAGIATLAWMVIMGDGLHNFSDGLAIGAAFTEGLSSGLSTSVAVFCHELPHELGDFAVLLKAGMTVKQAVLYNALSAMLAYLGMATGILIGHYADNVSMWIFALTAGLFMYVALVDMVPEMLHNDASDHGCSRWGYFLLQNAGILLGFGIMLLISVFEHKIVFSINL